The Algiphilus sp. genome contains a region encoding:
- a CDS encoding response regulator transcription factor, translated as MLPTDSRLTRALRESGARVFVVDGTALGAGVLGERLGRIRAAHASAPILLLSSADREALRAALNQGVTGVLAPDSDAETCVKALQQLSQGHSWLPAELVGDLLNGRVPGATGSLLDRLSPRQRQVMDLLGNGMTTRQIADLLGIGVKTVETHRARLMQQLGARSAHELLVLAVQGRQAAGY; from the coding sequence GTGCTGCCGACCGATAGCCGGCTTACCCGCGCTCTGCGCGAGAGCGGCGCGCGCGTGTTCGTGGTGGACGGAACGGCGCTCGGCGCCGGTGTGCTGGGCGAGCGGCTCGGTCGCATCCGGGCGGCGCATGCCTCGGCCCCCATCTTGCTGCTGAGCAGCGCCGACCGCGAGGCCCTGCGCGCGGCCCTGAACCAGGGCGTGACCGGTGTGCTGGCACCGGACAGCGATGCCGAGACCTGCGTCAAGGCGCTGCAGCAGCTGTCGCAGGGCCATTCCTGGCTGCCCGCGGAGCTGGTGGGCGATCTTCTCAACGGCCGCGTGCCCGGCGCCACCGGCTCGCTGCTCGACCGGCTGTCGCCGCGCCAGCGGCAGGTCATGGATCTGCTCGGCAACGGCATGACGACGCGCCAGATCGCCGACCTGCTCGGCATCGGCGTGAAGACCGTGGAGACCCACCGGGCACGCCTCATGCAGCAGCTGGGCGCCCGCAGTGCGCACGAGCTGCTCGTGCTGGCGGTTCAGGGGCGGCAGGCCGCAGGCTACTGA
- a CDS encoding PilZ domain-containing protein gives MAETGAGLSATARMPLLWQPRLDDAPTPFVALLRRLIDIGGLGGVQEIDEGEGESGVSSESVRRLHTKLDLLLWMGAELLAIHRPLPPSRAVRLLPDRLLLEADGSEERDERQWLLLYCLDGLPMPLPLPVRVQRDGSDWVCLLDAPDEATAELYSQLLFRLHRREIAARRAG, from the coding sequence ATGGCTGAGACCGGCGCAGGGCTGTCGGCGACGGCGCGCATGCCGCTGCTCTGGCAGCCGCGCCTCGACGACGCGCCGACGCCCTTCGTCGCGCTGCTGCGACGGCTGATCGACATCGGCGGCCTCGGCGGCGTGCAGGAAATCGACGAAGGGGAGGGGGAGAGCGGCGTTTCATCCGAATCCGTGCGCCGTCTGCACACCAAGCTCGATCTGCTGCTCTGGATGGGCGCCGAACTGCTCGCCATTCATCGGCCGCTACCACCCAGCAGAGCGGTGAGGTTGCTGCCCGATCGTCTGCTCCTGGAAGCCGACGGTAGCGAAGAGCGGGATGAACGGCAGTGGCTGCTGCTCTACTGCCTGGACGGACTGCCCATGCCGCTGCCACTGCCGGTGCGCGTGCAGCGCGACGGCAGCGACTGGGTGTGTCTGCTCGATGCGCCCGACGAGGCGACCGCCGAGCTCTACAGTCAGTTGCTGTTCCGCCTGCATCGCCGCGAGATCGCCGCTCGTCGAGCGGGGTGA
- the fliS gene encoding flagellar export chaperone FliS, whose protein sequence is MPVAYARAVDHYGQSGPLAAAAEQSPHQLIECLLAGALARIAAARQALAGGDDAARRRASSRVVEIVGYLDGILDEQAGGEVARGLRGLYEYCVLRLFEANLHRDDAAYAEVAELLGEIKRAWDAIPAGSRQGVAA, encoded by the coding sequence ATGCCTGTCGCCTATGCCCGTGCCGTCGACCACTACGGACAGTCCGGTCCGCTCGCCGCGGCTGCCGAGCAGTCGCCGCATCAGCTCATCGAATGCCTGCTGGCCGGTGCGCTGGCGCGCATCGCAGCCGCACGCCAGGCACTCGCCGGCGGCGATGACGCTGCGCGCCGCCGGGCATCGTCGCGCGTCGTGGAGATCGTCGGCTATCTCGACGGCATTCTGGATGAACAGGCGGGCGGCGAGGTTGCCCGCGGTCTGCGCGGACTCTACGAATACTGCGTGCTCCGCCTCTTCGAGGCCAATCTGCATCGCGACGATGCGGCCTATGCCGAGGTCGCGGAACTGCTCGGCGAGATCAAGCGGGCCTGGGATGCGATTCCGGCAGGTTCGCGTCAGGGGGTCGCGGCATGA
- the fliD gene encoding flagellar filament capping protein FliD, which produces MPITFAGIGSGLDLESLVTQLVSAERAGPTARLDRVESRSRQESTAFDSLSTSIAALRSAATALAEQASQTPNKATYEDDAPFTVTASGSASPARFDVEVETLARAHKLRSAAFDAGSDVGTGTLTLGVGGDSFDVVIGAGGGTPAAIAEAINTAADNTGVRATVVNGAAGAQLILSAESTGAANTLSVTATGGDGGLDALRYTGDVGTDQLTEVAAAADASIRIDGVQITSAGNRFDEVIDGIAIDVARAEPGSTSAVTVARDDAPLADAVAAFVKAYNSSRDTVEQVTAFNADSGFAGALQGDAAARGVDNAMRDLLRVQGGEGAGTRVLSQLGIEGDAEGRLSFDRAAFDAAIADDTEGVAALLGSAGLGGRADSRLAGYLGDDGLFASRTEAIDRRLDRVADDREALDRRIEQIESRLRSQFAALDTLMAQLQQDSNFLAQQLGVTSG; this is translated from the coding sequence ATGCCCATTACATTCGCCGGCATCGGATCCGGCCTGGATCTCGAATCGCTGGTCACCCAGCTGGTCTCGGCCGAACGCGCGGGGCCGACCGCCCGCCTCGACCGGGTGGAAAGCCGCTCGCGGCAGGAATCGACCGCCTTCGACAGCCTGTCCACCAGCATCGCGGCGCTGCGCAGCGCCGCCACCGCGCTGGCCGAGCAGGCCTCGCAGACGCCCAACAAGGCCACCTACGAGGATGATGCACCGTTCACCGTGACCGCCTCCGGCAGCGCCTCGCCGGCGCGCTTCGATGTCGAGGTGGAGACACTGGCACGCGCGCACAAGCTGCGCTCGGCCGCCTTCGACGCCGGCAGCGATGTCGGCACCGGCACGCTGACGCTCGGGGTTGGGGGCGACAGCTTCGACGTCGTCATCGGCGCCGGCGGCGGTACCCCGGCCGCCATCGCCGAGGCCATCAACACCGCTGCCGACAACACCGGCGTGCGCGCGACTGTGGTCAACGGCGCCGCCGGTGCCCAGCTCATCCTGAGCGCCGAGAGCACCGGCGCGGCCAACACGCTGAGCGTCACGGCCACCGGCGGCGATGGCGGCCTCGACGCGCTGCGCTACACCGGCGACGTCGGCACCGATCAGCTCACCGAGGTCGCCGCGGCCGCCGATGCGTCGATCCGCATCGACGGCGTGCAGATCACCAGCGCCGGCAATCGCTTCGACGAGGTCATCGACGGCATCGCCATCGATGTGGCGCGCGCGGAGCCAGGGAGCACGTCCGCCGTGACGGTGGCGCGCGACGATGCGCCGCTCGCCGATGCGGTCGCCGCTTTCGTCAAGGCCTACAACAGCAGCCGCGACACCGTAGAGCAGGTCACCGCCTTCAACGCCGACAGCGGCTTCGCGGGCGCGCTGCAGGGCGACGCGGCGGCGCGCGGCGTCGACAACGCCATGCGCGACCTGCTGCGCGTGCAGGGCGGCGAGGGCGCCGGCACCCGCGTGCTTTCGCAGCTCGGCATCGAGGGCGACGCCGAGGGCCGCCTGAGCTTCGATCGCGCCGCCTTCGATGCGGCCATTGCCGACGATACCGAGGGCGTCGCCGCGCTGCTCGGCAGCGCCGGCCTCGGCGGTCGCGCGGACAGCCGTCTCGCCGGCTATCTCGGCGACGATGGCCTGTTCGCCTCGCGCACCGAGGCCATCGATCGGCGTCTCGATCGCGTGGCCGATGATCGCGAGGCCCTCGACCGGCGCATCGAGCAGATCGAGTCGCGTCTGCGCAGCCAGTTCGCCGCGCTCGACACGCTCATGGCGCAGCTCCAGCAGGACAGCAACTTCCTGGCCCAGCAGCTCGGCGTGACGAGCGGCTGA
- a CDS encoding flagellar protein FlaG, translated as MIDITSLERYPAEAPRPSVMTPPAPPAAPAAVQPVAQAMPSEAVTAPPSSADVRFEVDDQQRVVIRISDPATGEVVRQIPSEVLLRVADMITDARGGTVDAEA; from the coding sequence ATGATCGATATTACCTCCCTGGAACGCTATCCCGCGGAAGCGCCGCGTCCGTCCGTGATGACCCCGCCGGCGCCCCCGGCTGCACCGGCTGCGGTGCAACCGGTGGCGCAGGCGATGCCGTCGGAGGCGGTCACCGCGCCGCCGTCGAGCGCCGACGTGCGCTTCGAGGTCGACGACCAGCAGCGCGTCGTCATCCGCATCAGCGACCCCGCCACCGGCGAAGTCGTGCGTCAGATCCCCAGCGAGGTGCTGCTGCGCGTCGCCGACATGATCACCGACGCACGCGGTGGCACGGTGGATGCAGAGGCCTGA
- a CDS encoding flagellin has product MLSINTNVMSLNAQRNIASTQSQLATSMERLSSGLRINSAKDDAAGLAISERFTSQIRGMNQAVRNANDGVSLAQTAEGALGEVTNNLQRIRELAVQSSNATNSATDRNALQAEVSQLLSEINRVADQTSFNGVNLLDGSFAGASFQVGANAGETITVSSIADINTAALGSVTQATGGALSVAASSLTGFGTAISAGDLTINGVDVGAISAASSASERAGQLVNAINAVSQQTDVGASYDSATGQITLNSSAAVTVAGAANDATITGWANGAVGAAATTTGIDTLTVGNYAGAQTAISLVDSALDTVNTARADLGALQSRFESVVANLQTTSENLSASRSRIQDADFAAETASLTRGQILQQAGTAMLAQANSAPQNVLSLLR; this is encoded by the coding sequence ATGCTTTCGATCAACACCAACGTGATGTCTCTCAACGCCCAGCGCAACATCGCCAGCACGCAGTCGCAGCTGGCGACGTCGATGGAGCGTCTCTCGTCCGGTCTGCGCATCAACAGCGCCAAGGACGACGCCGCCGGTCTCGCCATCTCCGAGCGCTTCACCTCGCAGATCCGCGGCATGAACCAGGCCGTGCGCAACGCCAACGACGGCGTCTCCCTCGCGCAGACCGCCGAGGGTGCCCTGGGCGAGGTCACCAACAACCTGCAGCGCATCCGCGAGCTGGCGGTGCAGTCGTCCAACGCCACCAACTCGGCCACCGACCGCAACGCCCTGCAGGCGGAAGTCTCGCAGCTGCTCTCCGAGATCAACCGCGTCGCCGACCAGACCTCCTTCAACGGCGTGAATCTGCTCGACGGTTCCTTCGCGGGTGCTTCGTTCCAGGTCGGTGCCAACGCGGGTGAAACGATCACGGTGTCGTCGATCGCCGACATCAACACCGCGGCCCTCGGCTCGGTCACCCAGGCCACCGGTGGCGCCCTCTCGGTGGCGGCGTCCAGCCTGACCGGCTTCGGTACCGCCATCTCGGCCGGCGACCTGACCATCAACGGCGTGGATGTCGGTGCCATCTCGGCCGCGTCGAGCGCCTCCGAGCGTGCCGGCCAGCTGGTCAACGCCATCAACGCGGTTTCCCAGCAGACCGACGTCGGCGCGTCCTACGATTCGGCCACCGGCCAGATCACGCTGAACAGCTCGGCCGCCGTGACGGTCGCCGGAGCCGCCAACGACGCCACCATCACCGGCTGGGCCAACGGCGCGGTGGGCGCCGCCGCCACCACCACGGGCATCGACACGCTGACCGTCGGCAACTATGCCGGTGCGCAGACCGCGATCAGCCTGGTGGACAGCGCGCTCGACACCGTGAACACCGCACGCGCCGATCTCGGTGCGCTGCAGAGCCGCTTCGAGTCGGTGGTCGCCAATCTGCAGACGACCTCCGAGAACCTGAGCGCCTCGCGGTCGCGCATCCAGGATGCCGACTTCGCGGCGGAGACGGCCTCGCTGACGCGCGGGCAGATCCTCCAGCAGGCCGGTACCGCGATGCTCGCCCAGGCCAACTCGGCGCCGCAGAACGTGCTCAGCCTGCTGCGGTAA
- a CDS encoding EAL domain-containing protein, with the protein MTSSIREQNAEHSAASAPSEGSERDLRYRAIFNSALQFMGVLHRDGWVLEVNDAALTFAGVEREDVIGRLAWDTPWFAGSGAVRERLRDAVARAGSGELVRYDESICGANSAHAEVDFSVKPVSSDGTAQGCLLLAEGRDLTEMRVARSALRESEERLRLSFDLAPIGKALIDLDGTFLKVNAALSGIVGYSEDELLRTTWQAISHPDDIATDRALVEEALAGNRASYRIFKRYRHKGGRLVSVQLDVSLARDRDGVPLYFIAQIQDVSARRQAEDALFEANELAQITLAAIGDGVLRTDARGVVTYANDAACALLGRQRARLVGERFADCVALVGGDDDAPLADPVGTLLRVGSVSEPGPFPRLRTDGGQLVPVRYTVKPMVSRQGEILGSVFVMQDVSDASQLSARWAYQANHDELTGLLNRRAFEDLLGDCADRLAEAGRMTRQRHALIYFDFDHFKIVNDSCGHAAGDTLLIEVARLVRSRLRAGDRFARLGGDEFGALLPDCTVEDAHGIADSLLEAVRDFAFDFEGRTFRVTLSLGVAPVSTDAGETLARADTACYVAKRAGGNRVHAFDPGDADIRRTRREMDWAQRLQTAFEGRGGSFTLECLPVSTLKDGGVTGHEVLLRYRDADGALVLPRTFLPAARRLGLMPRIDMHVLREVLDAIALDMAPEGPLWINLSAQSVADPLFTRDCLSLLDSAAAPAGRLHFEIAERDLPQGASATTPLIDGLRSRGFGVWLDDFGTGVDAFEKLRQLQPDGIKIDSRTVARLDDEPVYRHLVDAACAATTELGGAVIAEGVERRSTADLLRARGVLLAQGDLCGKARPLIADEEGEG; encoded by the coding sequence ATGACGTCGTCCATACGTGAGCAGAACGCGGAGCATTCCGCCGCGTCCGCACCCAGCGAAGGCAGCGAGCGCGACCTGCGCTATCGGGCCATCTTCAATTCGGCGCTGCAGTTCATGGGCGTCCTGCATCGCGATGGCTGGGTGCTGGAAGTCAATGATGCGGCACTGACCTTCGCCGGGGTCGAACGCGAGGACGTCATCGGCCGGCTGGCGTGGGATACCCCGTGGTTCGCCGGCAGCGGCGCGGTACGCGAGCGTCTCAGGGATGCCGTGGCGCGCGCCGGCAGCGGCGAGCTGGTGCGCTACGACGAGAGCATCTGCGGCGCCAACAGCGCGCATGCCGAGGTGGATTTCTCGGTCAAGCCGGTGAGCAGCGACGGGACGGCGCAGGGTTGTCTGCTGCTTGCCGAGGGGCGCGATCTCACCGAGATGCGCGTGGCGCGCAGCGCGCTGCGCGAGTCGGAGGAGCGGTTGCGGCTGAGCTTCGATCTCGCCCCCATCGGCAAGGCACTGATCGATCTCGACGGCACCTTCCTCAAGGTCAATGCGGCGCTGAGCGGCATCGTCGGCTACAGCGAGGACGAGCTGCTGCGCACCACCTGGCAGGCGATCTCGCACCCCGACGACATCGCCACCGATCGGGCACTGGTGGAGGAGGCACTCGCCGGCAACCGCGCCAGCTACCGCATCTTCAAGCGCTACCGGCACAAGGGCGGGCGGCTGGTCAGCGTGCAGCTGGACGTCAGTCTGGCGCGCGACCGCGACGGCGTGCCGCTCTACTTCATCGCCCAGATCCAGGACGTGTCGGCGCGCCGCCAGGCCGAGGATGCGCTGTTCGAGGCCAACGAGCTGGCCCAGATCACGCTCGCGGCCATCGGCGACGGCGTGCTGCGCACCGACGCGCGCGGCGTCGTCACCTACGCCAACGATGCCGCCTGCGCGCTGCTCGGGCGCCAGCGTGCCCGCCTGGTCGGCGAGCGCTTCGCCGACTGCGTGGCGCTGGTGGGCGGCGACGATGATGCGCCGCTGGCCGATCCCGTCGGCACGCTGCTGCGCGTGGGCAGCGTGAGCGAGCCGGGACCGTTCCCGCGGTTGCGCACCGACGGCGGCCAGCTGGTCCCGGTGCGCTACACGGTCAAGCCGATGGTCTCCCGCCAGGGCGAGATCCTGGGCAGCGTGTTCGTCATGCAGGATGTCTCCGACGCCAGTCAGCTCAGCGCGCGCTGGGCCTACCAGGCCAATCACGACGAGCTCACCGGCCTGCTCAATCGCCGCGCCTTCGAGGACCTGCTCGGCGACTGCGCGGACAGGCTTGCCGAGGCGGGCCGCATGACACGCCAGCGTCACGCGCTGATCTATTTCGACTTCGACCACTTCAAGATCGTCAACGACAGCTGCGGCCACGCCGCCGGCGACACGCTGCTGATCGAGGTCGCACGCCTGGTGCGCAGCCGGCTGCGCGCCGGCGATCGCTTCGCGCGGCTGGGCGGCGACGAGTTCGGCGCGCTGCTGCCCGACTGCACCGTCGAGGATGCGCATGGGATCGCCGATTCGCTGCTGGAGGCGGTACGCGACTTCGCATTCGACTTCGAGGGGCGCACCTTCCGCGTCACGCTCAGCCTGGGCGTAGCGCCGGTGAGCACCGATGCCGGCGAGACGCTGGCGCGTGCCGATACCGCCTGCTACGTCGCCAAGCGCGCCGGTGGCAATCGCGTGCATGCCTTCGATCCGGGCGATGCCGACATCCGGCGTACCCGTCGCGAGATGGACTGGGCCCAGCGTCTGCAGACCGCATTCGAAGGGCGCGGCGGCAGCTTCACGCTGGAATGCCTGCCGGTGAGCACGCTCAAGGACGGCGGCGTGACCGGGCACGAGGTCCTGCTGCGCTACCGCGATGCCGACGGCGCGCTGGTGCTGCCGCGGACCTTCCTGCCGGCGGCGCGTCGGCTGGGCCTGATGCCGCGCATCGACATGCACGTGCTGCGCGAAGTGCTCGACGCCATCGCGCTCGACATGGCGCCCGAGGGGCCGCTGTGGATCAACCTGTCGGCGCAGTCGGTGGCCGATCCGCTGTTCACCCGCGACTGCCTGAGCCTGCTCGACAGCGCGGCCGCGCCCGCCGGCCGGCTGCATTTCGAGATCGCGGAGCGCGACCTGCCGCAGGGCGCCAGCGCCACCACACCGCTCATCGACGGGCTGCGCTCGCGCGGCTTCGGTGTCTGGCTGGACGATTTCGGCACCGGGGTCGATGCCTTCGAGAAGCTGCGCCAGCTGCAGCCGGACGGCATCAAGATCGACAGCCGGACGGTGGCGCGCCTCGACGACGAGCCGGTCTACCGGCATCTGGTGGACGCGGCCTGCGCGGCCACCACCGAGCTCGGCGGCGCGGTCATCGCCGAGGGTGTCGAGCGGCGCAGCACCGCCGACCTGCTGCGCGCGCGCGGCGTGCTGCTGGCGCAGGGCGACCTGTGCGGCAAGGCGCGCCCCCTGATCGCGGACGAGGAAGGCGAGGGCTAG
- the flgL gene encoding flagellar hook-associated protein FlgL, giving the protein MRVASSTIYRQVVAAMQQAQGELATAQQQLSSGQRITRAGEDPSAFSSASRMTARLSELAGYGRAGDRAEHRLSMAETRIAQGADLLGRVREIAVQGNNATLSESDRVALAGEVAQIREQLLQTANATDGEGRPLFAGTADGAAFTPDAGGVVRYSGNAGTRLVAINEGSTVADGERGTAVFGGDSANAFAAVDAVAAALAEPDPVARADGFAASLDALDARLEQLNLARGRIGARLSAIDRAGAVRDAENEQLTAARSALVDTDITRAVTDMAQAGNRLSATQQAYLQVQQQSLFDLIR; this is encoded by the coding sequence ATGCGCGTCGCATCCAGCACCATCTATCGGCAGGTCGTCGCTGCCATGCAGCAGGCGCAGGGCGAGCTCGCCACGGCACAGCAGCAGCTGTCGTCCGGTCAGCGCATCACGCGTGCCGGCGAGGATCCCTCGGCGTTCTCCAGCGCCAGCCGCATGACGGCCCGCCTGTCGGAGCTGGCCGGATATGGCCGCGCCGGCGACCGCGCCGAGCATCGCCTGTCGATGGCGGAGACCCGCATCGCGCAGGGCGCCGATCTGCTGGGCCGCGTGCGCGAGATCGCGGTGCAGGGCAACAATGCCACGCTGTCCGAGTCCGACCGGGTCGCGCTCGCCGGCGAGGTGGCGCAGATCCGCGAGCAGCTGCTGCAGACCGCCAACGCCACCGACGGCGAGGGGCGCCCGCTGTTCGCCGGCACCGCCGACGGTGCCGCCTTCACGCCCGATGCCGGCGGTGTCGTGCGCTACTCGGGCAATGCCGGCACGCGACTGGTCGCGATCAACGAGGGCAGCACGGTCGCCGACGGCGAGCGCGGCACGGCCGTCTTCGGTGGCGACAGCGCCAATGCCTTCGCGGCCGTGGACGCGGTGGCGGCGGCGCTGGCCGAGCCGGATCCGGTGGCGCGCGCCGACGGTTTTGCCGCGTCGCTGGATGCGCTCGACGCGCGCCTGGAGCAGCTCAATCTCGCGCGTGGCCGGATCGGCGCCCGCCTGTCCGCCATCGACCGCGCCGGTGCGGTACGCGATGCCGAGAACGAGCAGCTCACCGCCGCGCGCTCGGCACTGGTCGATACCGACATCACCCGGGCCGTGACCGACATGGCGCAGGCCGGCAACCGGCTGAGCGCGACCCAGCAGGCCTATCTGCAGGTCCAGCAGCAGAGCCTGTTCGACCTGATCCGCTAG
- the flgK gene encoding flagellar hook-associated protein FlgK, whose amino-acid sequence MTDLLRVGLSGLLAYQRALTTTSHNVANAGVEGYSRQRVELSAQVAGSPFGAGVTINGVQRLADVYANSRLVDDSSGLAANSRLADIAARVDGLLSDADTGLSGAINDFFAAAQDVAADPNNPSAREVLLGRAASLGERTNALAGALNRLDGEIDQRAAASVSEANGLLERLGRVNRDIAAGAGNANDLLDQRDRLTRQLAGHIGIRTAVQDGDQLNIYTLDGHALLLGPEARSLGLQPDPADPDRQRLVVQGAGSNVPIGAPGGGELGGLHAARTQVVTPALDGLGALVGDIARAVNAVQAAGTDLDGQPGAALFGLGTLGAGAHAANSGGAALSVSLADDGAIPEGRFTLRYSGGAWQITGAAGDAPTLSGSGTAADPLRIGALSVVVNGTPAEGDRFALTPGADLASGLRVNALGARQIAAAGALSPTLGGGNAGTLTVSGLESTDPAASGARTPASIVFEDATSYRIDGGALQTLGADGIIDGAGWRLTVQGQPVAGDSVALAPTAAGSGDNSAARMLAGLAGSAITGSGGTPAGAYADLVAAGGVVSSRAEAARDGFARLQAADEAAREATSGVNLDEEAANLIRLQQAYQAAAQVVSTADQLFQTLLGAVRG is encoded by the coding sequence GTGACCGATCTCCTGCGTGTCGGGCTTTCCGGCCTGCTGGCCTATCAGCGGGCACTGACCACCACGTCGCACAACGTCGCCAACGCCGGCGTCGAGGGGTACAGCCGGCAGCGCGTCGAGCTCTCGGCGCAGGTTGCCGGGTCGCCCTTCGGCGCCGGCGTCACCATCAACGGCGTGCAGCGGCTGGCGGACGTCTACGCCAACAGCCGCCTCGTCGACGACAGCAGCGGTCTCGCCGCGAACAGCCGACTGGCCGACATCGCGGCGCGCGTGGACGGCCTGCTGTCCGATGCCGACACCGGGCTCTCCGGTGCCATCAACGACTTCTTCGCCGCGGCACAGGATGTCGCGGCCGATCCCAACAATCCGTCGGCGCGCGAGGTCCTGCTGGGGCGCGCCGCCAGTCTCGGCGAGCGCACCAACGCCCTGGCGGGTGCCCTCAACCGGCTCGACGGCGAGATCGATCAGCGTGCCGCCGCCAGCGTTTCCGAGGCCAACGGCCTGCTCGAGCGGCTGGGGCGCGTCAACCGCGACATCGCGGCCGGCGCCGGCAACGCCAACGACCTGCTCGACCAGCGCGACCGGCTGACCCGTCAGCTGGCCGGGCACATCGGCATCCGGACCGCGGTCCAGGACGGCGACCAGCTCAACATTTACACCCTGGACGGACACGCCCTGCTGCTCGGACCGGAAGCGCGCAGCCTGGGCCTGCAGCCGGATCCGGCGGACCCCGACCGCCAGCGACTGGTGGTGCAGGGCGCCGGCAGCAACGTGCCGATCGGCGCTCCCGGCGGTGGCGAGCTCGGCGGCCTGCATGCGGCACGCACACAGGTGGTCACGCCCGCGCTCGATGGGCTCGGCGCGCTGGTCGGCGACATCGCGCGCGCGGTCAACGCGGTGCAGGCCGCCGGCACCGACCTCGACGGCCAGCCCGGGGCGGCGCTGTTCGGCCTGGGCACGCTCGGTGCCGGCGCCCACGCCGCCAACAGCGGCGGCGCGGCGCTGTCGGTATCGCTGGCCGACGACGGCGCCATTCCCGAGGGCCGCTTCACGCTGCGCTACAGCGGCGGTGCCTGGCAGATCACCGGCGCCGCGGGCGATGCGCCGACGCTCAGCGGCAGCGGGACCGCGGCCGACCCGCTGCGCATCGGCGCGCTGTCGGTGGTGGTCAACGGCACGCCGGCCGAGGGCGACCGATTCGCGCTGACGCCGGGCGCCGACCTCGCGTCGGGTCTGCGCGTGAACGCGCTCGGCGCCCGCCAGATCGCGGCCGCTGGTGCGCTCTCGCCGACGCTGGGGGGCGGCAATGCCGGCACCCTCACGGTGAGCGGGCTGGAGAGCACCGACCCGGCTGCGTCGGGCGCGCGCACGCCGGCGAGCATCGTCTTCGAGGACGCCACCAGCTATCGCATCGACGGCGGTGCGCTGCAGACCCTGGGCGCCGACGGCATCATAGACGGTGCGGGCTGGCGCCTGACCGTGCAGGGGCAGCCGGTTGCCGGCGACAGTGTGGCGCTGGCGCCGACCGCCGCCGGCAGCGGCGACAACAGCGCCGCGCGCATGCTGGCCGGACTGGCGGGCAGCGCCATCACCGGCAGCGGCGGCACGCCCGCGGGGGCCTACGCCGATCTGGTGGCAGCGGGCGGCGTCGTCAGCAGCCGCGCCGAGGCCGCGCGCGACGGCTTCGCGCGCCTGCAGGCGGCGGACGAGGCCGCACGCGAGGCGACTTCGGGCGTGAATCTCGACGAGGAGGCCGCCAATCTCATCCGCCTGCAGCAGGCCTACCAGGCCGCAGCGCAGGTGGTCAGCACGGCCGATCAGCTCTTCCAGACGCTGCTCGGCGCGGTCCGGGGGTAA
- the flgJ gene encoding flagellar assembly peptidoglycan hydrolase FlgJ, whose product MIGAASAMAVPEGGDIGALRRRAAADPDAALPEVARRFEALLTKQMLSAMRATSFGDDGAGKHADTWRGMMDGELAQTLAGSGRGLGLAEALVAQLRAGRPQDAAAPADTLDMNRLRDRIPALRAVEAAPAGDAADRVRSFVARIRPHAEAVAEALGVPARAVIAHAALESGWGAHAPGDNYFGIKADARWQGARSERATLEHDGSALRAERADFRDYGGAAQGFADYAAFLRGNPRYADALRATDGAGFLQAVAEAGYATDPDYAAKLSRVHDSPLLDAALDNGTSAGGQRL is encoded by the coding sequence ATGATCGGCGCGGCATCGGCCATGGCGGTTCCGGAGGGCGGCGACATCGGCGCGCTCCGCCGGCGCGCGGCCGCCGATCCGGATGCCGCGCTGCCCGAGGTCGCGCGCCGGTTCGAGGCGCTGCTCACCAAGCAGATGCTGTCGGCGATGCGCGCCACCAGCTTCGGCGACGACGGTGCCGGCAAGCATGCCGATACCTGGCGCGGCATGATGGACGGCGAGCTCGCGCAGACCCTGGCCGGCAGCGGCCGCGGGTTGGGTCTCGCCGAAGCGCTGGTGGCGCAGCTGCGCGCCGGTCGGCCTCAAGATGCCGCGGCGCCGGCCGATACCCTGGACATGAACCGTCTCCGCGACCGGATTCCCGCGCTGCGCGCCGTCGAAGCGGCGCCGGCCGGCGATGCCGCCGACCGCGTCCGCAGCTTCGTGGCACGCATCCGGCCGCACGCCGAGGCCGTGGCCGAAGCGCTGGGCGTGCCGGCGCGCGCCGTCATCGCGCACGCCGCGCTCGAGTCGGGCTGGGGGGCGCACGCGCCCGGCGACAACTACTTCGGCATCAAGGCCGACGCGCGCTGGCAGGGCGCGCGGTCGGAGCGCGCCACGCTGGAGCACGACGGCAGCGCGCTGCGCGCCGAGCGCGCCGACTTCCGCGACTACGGCGGTGCCGCGCAGGGCTTCGCGGACTACGCCGCCTTCCTGCGCGGCAACCCGCGCTACGCCGACGCGCTGCGCGCGACCGATGGCGCCGGCTTCCTGCAGGCGGTCGCCGAGGCCGGCTACGCCACCGATCCCGACTACGCCGCCAAGCTGAGCCGCGTGCACGATTCGCCGCTGCTCGACGCCGCGCTCGACAACGGCACATCCGCCGGAGGGCAGAGGCTGTGA